The window AAGTATTTACGCCTTTCGAGGGGCTTATCCAAAACAGTTACTAGAGTTTAAACAAACGTTTGAACACGCTAATTTTATTTATTTAAATGAAAATTTCCGTTCAAGTCAAAATATTGTTCAGTTATCTTCAACATTTATTAAGCAAAATAAACATCGATATAAAAAAGAGATTCAAACGCCTAATCCCCCCAAGCTCGAACCAACACTTCATCATTTTCAAACCGAAAAAGAACAGTTGGCTTACTTAATTAATGAATTAAAAACGATTGAAAACTTAGATGAAGTCGCTATTTTATATCGTCAAAACGTATCAGCTATCACTTTAATTGAAGCCTTTGAGCGTCATCAACTTCCCTTTAAACTTCAAGAAGGAAAGCTTTCATTTTTTTCACACCCTATTGTCAAAGATGTCGTTTCGTTTTTTGAACTCGCTAAAAATCCAAGACAAACAGAAGCTTTTAAGCGTATTGCAAAAATCTTATACTTATCAGCTTCTGTTATCGGGCAAACACTTTCACAAACTGAAAGTGACTATCTTGATTACTTAACCCGTCAAGTTGCCTTTAAGACTGCCTTTCAACGAGATAAAATCCGACAATTTAAACTTAATCTTCCTAAACTAAAAGAAATGCCGCCTCGTCGTGCCATTCACTATATTTTAGACACGCTTGATTATGAAAGTTATTTGATTAAACGAGGATTCATTAAAGAAGATCAGGAACGTCTTTATACTCAAGGACTAGCTGTCGTTGAAACACTAAAAAGTATTGCTAAAGAAACAAATCATGTCGATGAATTCCTACATCGTCTCACTCACTTACAGGACATCAGTCAGCAAAGTTCATTACAACAAATACCTGCCATTCACTTACTCACCTTTCACGCCTCTAAAGGTTTAGAATTTGATACCGTCTTTTTAATTGATTGTATGGATGGAATCACGCCAACATCTAACGCTTTAAGTCACCATCTCTTACAAAAAGATGAAGAATTTGAAGAAGAACGACGTCTCTTTTATGTTGCTATGACTCGAGCTCGAACAAGGCTTGAAATCATCAGTGTCGCTAATAAGCATAACTTATTATTCAACCGATCAATCTTTGTTAAAGATGTTCATCAAATTTTAGACCCTCAATCAAATGACTCCTCACCTCGCGTCAAAAAAACAACAAGTGGACGTTCAATTTCTGAACTTAAATCATTAGTTCTGACCGCTTCTGTTGATTTAAGTCCTTATCAAATCGGAACGTTCATTCATCATTTACGATTTGGAGACGGTGAAATTATTAATTTAGAGGGTGAAATTGCAACTATTCAATTTGCAGATGAACAAAAGCGGATTAGCTTACGAATTACGACCGAAAACGGAAATGTGCGCTTAAAATCGTCATAAAAAGTCTATTTCATTAACGAATAGACTTTTTTTATACTCATCAATCAATGACATCCCACCTCTCCTTCGTTTATCTTTTTAAGTCAGTCATCTCTATTTTTAATCTTCGTCGAACTTCTATCGTTTTTTTGTTTCATTAAGCGTATGATGAAATTAGCGTCATTATAATGCCTAACAAACTAGGGGGAATCTCACGAATGAAACGAATCATTTGTTCACCAACAAAATATATTCAAGGGCCAAACGAACTGGCACATATTTGCGACTATGCACTTAGCTTAACGATCAACGAAGCTTATGCCATTGTTGATCCCTTCATTTTAGCAAACGATGCAAAGACGATTGAAAGTAGTTTTAAAAACCATCAAATTCCACTGATTATGGAAGCCTTTCGTGGAGAATGTTGTTTAGATGAAATTCAAAGACTTCAACAAAAGATAGAACATTCTAACGCTAACGTAGTGATTGGCATTGGGGGTGGAAAAACATTAGATACAGCCAAAGCAGTCGCTCACTTTTCTAAGAAACCGGTCATCATTATTCCAACCCTTTCTTCAACCAATGCCCCATGTAGCGCCATTTCCGTTCTTTATACCTCGGATGGATTATTTGATCGATATTTATACTTAGATCAAAATCCTAATATCGTCATTGTCGATTCAAATGTCATTGTTAAAGCACCTACTCGGTCGCTTGTTGCAGGAATGGGCGATGCGTTAGCTACTTATTTTGAAACACGTGCTTGTTATCATTCAAAAGCCACAACCACGTCAGGCGGTGTTTGTTCACTCACTGCTTTACACCTTGCCAAACACTGTTATGAAACCTTGCTAAGCGATGGACTACACGCTAAACAAGCAAGTGATCAAAAAGTCCCCACTCAAGCACTAGAAAATATTATTGAGGTGAATACGTACTTAAGTGGTCTTGGGTTTGAAAGTGGAGGTTTAGCAGCAGCTCACGCCATTCACAACGGACTGTCTCGCTTAAAAGAATGCCAAGGTATGTATCATGGAGAAAAAGTAGCCTTTTCAACGCTTGTTCAACTCATTCTTGAAAAAGCACCTCAAAAAGAAATTGAGGCAGTATTAAATTTCTGTCGTTCAGTTGGCCTTCCAACCTCTTTAAATGCCTTAGGGATCTCGCATCCAACCAAAGAGCAACTAATGAACGTTGCAACGGCTAGTTGTTTACCTCATGAAACGATTCATCATTTACCTTTTAACGTGACGGCTGAGGAGGTCTATCACGCGATTTTAGTGGCCGATCAACTCGGATAATCATAAAAAAACCTGAAGTGATAACTTCAGGTTTTTGCATGTTATTCATTTGTTAATAAAAACTTTTTTAAATCTTCATTTACACTTGAGATTCCACCAATTTCAAAAGTTTCCACTAAGAAATTAACGATGTTTGGTGATAAAAAGGCAGGTAACGTTGGACCTAAGTGAATTTTTTTCACACCAAGTGATAATAAAGCTAATAAAACAATGACTGCTTTTTGCTCATACCAAGCAATGTTATAAATAATTGGTAAATCATTAATGTCATCTAATCCAAACGCTTCTTTTAATTTTAAGGCAATAACAGCTAATGAATAAGAGTCATTACATTGCCCGGCATCTAACAGACGTGGAATGCCGTTAATATCACCTAATTGTAATTTATTATAACGATATTTTGCACAACCTGCCGTTAAAATAACCGAATCTTCTGGTAAAGCTTGTGCAAAGTCCGTATAGTATTGACGTTCTTTATGACGTCCATCACATCCTGCCATCACAACAAAGTGTTTTATGGCTCCACCTTTAACAGCTTCAATGATAGAATCCGCTAAGCTTAAGACTTGATGATGTGCAAATCCACCCACTAATTGACCTTGTTCAATCGCTTGCGGAGCTTGGCATG of the Turicibacter sp. TJ11 genome contains:
- a CDS encoding ATP-dependent helicase; the protein is MKDELDSYLYDHFQMTLTPSQKMAVEALHGPTCVISCPGSGKTTVTVIRLANLIVKGKVPPHQILALTFSKASAKDMNDRFKTLFPSLASHVKFATIHSFAFHVIRHFEQLSGTRYEFIDTQTNQTQSKRQLLSSIYLEKTERYLSDDEYETLTGQISLLKNLMISPQQPKEIKQYVENEVELFIEVYKAYEQKKENHYLLDYDDLLTTAYQILKHHDFLCSFYQQRYTHIQIDEAQDTSKIQYELIKLIAKPNNNIFLVGDDDQSIYAFRGAYPKQLLEFKQTFEHANFIYLNENFRSSQNIVQLSSTFIKQNKHRYKKEIQTPNPPKLEPTLHHFQTEKEQLAYLINELKTIENLDEVAILYRQNVSAITLIEAFERHQLPFKLQEGKLSFFSHPIVKDVVSFFELAKNPRQTEAFKRIAKILYLSASVIGQTLSQTESDYLDYLTRQVAFKTAFQRDKIRQFKLNLPKLKEMPPRRAIHYILDTLDYESYLIKRGFIKEDQERLYTQGLAVVETLKSIAKETNHVDEFLHRLTHLQDISQQSSLQQIPAIHLLTFHASKGLEFDTVFLIDCMDGITPTSNALSHHLLQKDEEFEEERRLFYVAMTRARTRLEIISVANKHNLLFNRSIFVKDVHQILDPQSNDSSPRVKKTTSGRSISELKSLVLTASVDLSPYQIGTFIHHLRFGDGEIINLEGEIATIQFADEQKRISLRITTENGNVRLKSS
- a CDS encoding glycerol dehydrogenase, with the protein product MKRIICSPTKYIQGPNELAHICDYALSLTINEAYAIVDPFILANDAKTIESSFKNHQIPLIMEAFRGECCLDEIQRLQQKIEHSNANVVIGIGGGKTLDTAKAVAHFSKKPVIIIPTLSSTNAPCSAISVLYTSDGLFDRYLYLDQNPNIVIVDSNVIVKAPTRSLVAGMGDALATYFETRACYHSKATTTSGGVCSLTALHLAKHCYETLLSDGLHAKQASDQKVPTQALENIIEVNTYLSGLGFESGGLAAAHAIHNGLSRLKECQGMYHGEKVAFSTLVQLILEKAPQKEIEAVLNFCRSVGLPTSLNALGISHPTKEQLMNVATASCLPHETIHHLPFNVTAEEVYHAILVADQLG